The Triticum urartu cultivar G1812 chromosome 6, Tu2.1, whole genome shotgun sequence genome includes the window CTGCATCCATGGAATCATCCTCTGCTGGCAAAGCTTCGGCGACCTAGGTAAAGCCATGCATACAAAACAGTTCTCATGCTAACAAAATGTAAGCAGACACCTAGTCCATGATCATAACTCATAAGGCATCATACTTCCATACCCCTCTTCTGAAAGTGAAATTTGATTGCGGAAGCCCGGCAGAATTTGCTGCTGCTCTAGAATACTCCTCCATGTACATGTTAGGATCTACCCCAGTTACATTTACACCATCAGCACTTGCATAGTACTTTAAGTTGGGGCCTGTCCCAACACCAAGCTCCAGAATGTTCTCTCCCGCAACTGACAATTGGGAGAAGAGATTCGATTTATACTGCGCAATCTGCAAGCTTCACCAAGTGAAATGTTTAGTGAGAACATAACACGTTGTAAATATCACATCTCCGTTCCTGAAAACATATGACTGTATTTTTTATAGTAAAACTAAAACTACTGATCAGGTGATCATGGATATAACAAATAAGTACTAACACTTAACAGAACAGCACTCCAAGTGCCCACTTCTGACATTTATCTTCTCACCGGATGAAAATAAAAGTATGCATTACTTGAGACGCTTCACGAATCACGAGTTCACTATGTCATATTGTGCAATTCAATCAGATAGGAAACCAGACCGGCAATATCACAGATTGAAACATCCGAGAATTTGGGTTCGGTGGGTTCAGTTAGCTGCCCAGTTGCTGACACAGACTTGCAATCCTATGATGAGTTGTCTCATGGAAGTTGGTTAACACGTGACAAACTTGGGAATGATAAAGCAGTGGAACAAATATTAGGGGAAAATTATATACCTCGGCTTCATAAGACTGCATGCCCTTGTCCATGGCCGTCGCGTAAAGCTTCTCGTACCAGCCAGGCCTCGCTGGGTGCACCCGTTCAAGCATCACCTGCACCAAGCCACACCAAGTAAAATATAAGATTGTCACGAAGCCATGTAATTTGCATCGCAGATAGTGAATTGGTGACCGGAATAAGATTGGGCGTGAAGGAGCTTACGGCGGGGTCGATGGCTGGGGCGGCGAGGCACGGGGGGTTGACGAGATGGAGGAGGCCGGCGGCAGAGGATGCACCaaggaggtggcggcggccgcAGCGGCAGCTCCCAAGGATAGCTACTAGAGTGCTTCTGCGGCGGGGTTTGAGGTTAGGATGTGAGCCGCGGCTGGGGACGGCGACCGCCGGGAGCGCGACGAGGCACCGCATGCCGAAGATGTTGGGGAACGGGGAGAGGAGTACGTGAACCAGGCTCGAAGGCGTAAACCACAACGCTCTGACACGGTTTTTTTTTCTTTGATAATCTGACACGGTTAGGCTTATAAATTGCCGGGACATCGAAAGCCCAAAATCCCATATTTAGTTAGGTCGAGCCCATCAATATCTGGACATACTCCTTTTAACGATATTCTATGGGCTTTCCCTAGGCAAACGATATTCTATGGGCTTTCCTAGGCAAACGCCCGACGCGGCGAATCCTATTCCCCGCGTAGCTCGGGGAATAGTAATCAAAGGTGCACCCTCCGGCACGCCTCGTCCTCTGTACAAAGAGACGACCCGTTGTACCTTTTCCCCCACTGGTTTCGAGGAAGGCTAGCAAATTCGAAGGAATCATTGAATGAAAAAGGAGCAAAGAATGAAAAAAGACAGTCTCTACTAGTCTTCACTCTTGTGGTTTTCTCTTTGTCGGTTTTTGTTTTCTTATTTGAAACCTTTCTTGAACCAGTTTTTTTAAACATTTTTCATtattattttcatttttttaaatcTTCAACTTGCAAAGTTTT containing:
- the LOC125514641 gene encoding putative methyltransferase-like protein 7A, with the protein product MRCLVALPAVAVPSRGSHPNLKPRRRSTLVAILGSCRCGRRHLLGASSAAGLLHLVNPPCLAAPAIDPAVMLERVHPARPGWYEKLYATAMDKGMQSYEAEIAQYKSNLFSQLSVAGENILELGVGTGPNLKYYASADGVNVTGVDPNMYMEEYSRAAANSAGLPQSNFTFRRGVAEALPAEDDSMDAVIGTLVLCSVKDTDMALREIKRVLKPGGLYLFIEHVAAADGSFLQFVQGALDPLQQFVADGCHLTRKTAENIKEAGFSSLSLNAVRLSSAYIVSPHVYGVAYK